The genomic window TCTACTGACCCATCAGATTTGGTTTTGGTCTTGTATACCCAACGAGACCCAATAGCACGTTTTCCTGGTGGAAGAGGTACTAAATCCCAAGTATTTGTCTTATGCAAAGCAGCAAGTTCCTCTGCCATAGCCTGCTGCCAAAGAGGATCAAGAATAGCTTCTTTATAGGAAGATGGCTCAGACAAATTATGAATAGAGGTTAGAAAAGAGGCAAAAGAAGGAGAATAAGTGGAATAAACAAAATCAGGCAATTGAGTAGACTTACGATCACGACAGGGATAACGAGGAGAAGGGGCTGTGGATGGCGTAGGATCAACAGTCGCAAGAGGTTGTTGGATAGCCGTGGGGACAGAGGGAGCATTTGTATCTGGAGTGGCAATAGTGTCAGTCCTGCAATTCTCAATAGTACAATCACTAGAAATATCATCATCAAAGGCAAAAGGATCAATATGAGCAAGCTCAGACCTGGTAGGAGTATGCGAATCAGAAGAAAGAGAGTAAAATGGTATGTGCTCAAGAAACACAACATGACGAgaaacatacaattttttattaataggaTTATAACAACGATAACCCTTTTGACCATCCCATaaccaagaaaaacacatattGCAGAGCGAGGACACAATTTACTACGTTCAACTTGTggaagaagaacaaaacaagTAGAACCAAATACTTTTAAATAAGAATAATCAGGAGCATGACCATACAAAACCTCAAATGGAGACAAACCTGAAGTGATAGATGATGGAATTCTATTAATGACATGAACAGCTGTACGAATTGCTTCACCCCAAAATTCACTTGGAACTGCTGCAGACAACAAAAGAGAACGGGCAGTTTCAACAATATGACGATGCTTTCTTTCGGCAacgccattttgttgaggagtatcGGTACATGAAGTCTGGTGAATAGTACCATCATAAGCAAGCAACTCAGAGAATTTATTAGAAGTATACTCGCCACCTTGATCGCAACGAAAACACTTTATCACAGCATTATGTTGAGTTTTAACCGTAACACGAAACATACGATAGATATCATAAAATTCTGAACGATTTTTCATAAGATAAACCCAACAATAACGactataatcatcaataaaacaTACATAATATCTAGATCCACCTTTGGTAAAAACCGATGATGGACCCCATACATCAGAATGAACTAAATCAAAAGGTACATTAGAAACAGAAGTACTTTTATTAAAGGGCAAAGCAGAAAATTTTGCAAGTTTGCAACCACAACAATCAGAAATATCTCTAGTTTGCAACTTTCCTAAAGCTCCGGTAGAAGCCAAGTACTTTAATCTAGAGGCAGAAACATGTCCAAGGCGAGAATGCCATAAATAAAAGCTACTAGAAGACGAATTTAAACGAAAAGATGATAAGTCAACAGTCGAGGGAGACATTGAGGCTGCAGTATCTGGAACTCTCAACTCATCCAAAATATAAAGTCCCCCTTGTCTACGGCCTGTCCCAATCTTCCTCCCGGATTGTTGATCCTGCACATAACAAGAAGTGGAAGAAAATACAACTGAATAACCAGAATCACATGATTGACTAACAGAAACAAGACTCAAAGTGAGGTTAGGAATATAATATACATTAGATAAAGACAAGTTAGTTGTGGAGACAGACCCAATGCCTGCTAGTGGCATAGGAGTGCCATCAGCAGTCAAGACCGACATACATGATTTAGGATTTAAGGACACAAATGACTTATGATCATAGGACATATGATGTGATGCACCGGAATCAAAAATCCATATGGAAGAAGATATACCTGATAAGCTAGAGGGATTCAAACCTTTGATAGAGGAGGCAGACATAGCATGTGGCTGAGTTGCGAGAAACTTTTGAAACTGCTCAGCAAGATCAAATACATGTGAATTAGTCTCAGATGGGTATGCAGAACCAATACCAGAACCAACGGACGGAGGAGCAACAATAGAAGAAGTAGCAGCAGCAACATTAGATGAGGGAGGCTTAAAATTTTTTCTTCCTGCTTTCATCAATTGCGGACAATTTGATTTCCAATGCCCTTTTTGCTTGCAAAAAGCACATTCATCAATACCAACACCAACCCTCCCTTGAGGTTTTCCTTTGTTAAAAGGAGCAGCAAAGACGGATGGAGGAGATGTATAAGTTTCTTTATCCAAATGCGAAAGAGAGTGAGACTTGAGTCTAATTTCTTCTGCCAACAGTTCATTAACAACCGAGTCAACATTAGGAAGAGGAGTACGATGTAGAATACTCCCACGCAAGACCTCAAATTCGTCATGAAGAGCCATCAAAAATTGAACTAATCGTTGCTCTTCTCTATGGTCAAGGTATGCTTTGACACCTTTTAATTCAGCGGGTTCCATGAGAGCCAATTGGTCCCACAAATTTGTCATAGTCGAATAAAATTCTTGAATGCTCATATTATTTTGCTTAAGAGCTCTAATGTCACTTTCCAACTGATAACGTTTAGCAAAATTAGACTGCTTATACAACCGTTCCAAATGGTCTCAAACCTCTTTAGCAGTATCGTATTTTGCTAATTGCATACCTATTGACTGAGAAACAGAATTATTGATCCAAGTAATGATTTTCGAATTACTAACCTCCCATGTATCTAACTCTTTTGCATACTTTGCTTCATCTTTTTTATCAGTGGGCTTAATAGAGGTTCCATCAACATAACTTCACACcctttttcctttcaaaaaattTCTCATTACATAACTCCAATAAGGATAATTTGGTCCTTTCAATTGGACACTAATAGATTGAAGAGAATCATCTTTATCACTAGCCATTGCAATAAACTATGAAAGAACCAAAGGgaatcaacaataaaaaaactattGCCAAAGAGAAGTGCACTCACAAAGATTTCCAAGTCTTCCACGTAACAAATTGCACACTAACAGAGAGAACAAAGTGTTCCAAAATACACTCTTAATACTAAATCAAAAACAAAGTGCCAACACTTAATTGTAAACAAACTAACATAGAGAACAAATCAAACCCACCAAACCCACCGAACGCGTAACAAACAACTTTCAATTGAGAAACATCAatccaaaaaaagaagaaatccaGGTAGAGAACAAATCAAACCTTATTGCAGAGATTGATTATCAAACTTCTAAGTTCTAATAGAATCAACCAAGctctttgataccatgttaactAACATTGAGGATTCATAGAGAGAAAACATAAAGTGGCTAGGATTTTCATTAGGAATAATCAAAAGTAATAGAGTACAAAATAATAGAATGATATAAATACTAGAGTATAAAAGACTAAACTAtccttaatataatatattatttatatattatgtaacAATACGGAACCCCAATCTATAATTATTGGATGCACATAGAAGTAAAATACTAACGAATCCTCTTTATGATGCTTTTGAAAACTTCGAAGAGAATTGCGCAATCTCTTCAAGTCTATCATTCAATAgcattttatagaaaaatatttctttcACTTGCTCTCATGCACTAGAAATCAAAGAATGATAGTTTAGAGTATGAAAATGAGAGAGGAAATGgtgattatattaattaaattttgtgtCTTTTTCGAGTGTGTATGTtgtgctatttatagagcaAAAGACATCACttcatatattaaaaataagctTTCATCATGGATATATCCATATATGTAGTTGTGTTTATTCACTTACAACCATGTTATATTCATGAAACAGCACATTTTAATCAAATCCATGAAGTGATTGATATATCCATTGGAACCCAAAAACATGAGATAAACAACATCTAATATATGCTCGATCTCGGGTCATCCAATGTGTATTATATGATTCCACTATTTTGGAAATTACTCATACTAGCATGCCTAATTAGTAGTATTTCATTAACATGCctaattttagtaaaatcagAAGCAAGAGAACATCAAAATTATGAGCAGCTGCACATTGAATGTAGTTTCTAGAGATCAAGAGGTACATAGATAACAGAGATAAtatgatacaaattttttatgatGACATGAAAAAAAACCTTAGGCTAGTAACTTCAATAGCATGACAAGAGTTGGAATTACACTTAAATTGGTCTCATTAAACTTCTTCAATCTCATCCAAAGCATAGTTATTTGTCGATACGTTTGCATAGTTGACTTTGTTGAATCGAACCACAACAGGGTAGCGAGTCTTGGGGTCCTGCACAACAAAGACAAATCAATGAAACAAGAGCTTAGTTACCAACGGATTATGGGAGAAAATTGAAAGGGTTTGCTCGAAAATGAGTTTGAGGACACTAACTTGATCAACAGCAACAACAGAACCAGTTCCTTTGTACCAGTAGGACTCCTTCCTAAGAATCTTCACCTGTTGAGTGAAAGGAAAAATCATAAGCTAAACTTGTTGCTAGAGAGCTAGTTCAATACAATATTCACCGTGTAGACTAATAATCATAAAGCTAAAATCATAGTTAGTTTAAATTATTAGACTAATCATCAATTCGACTGACTatagttagttgaaactaaattTTGCTATAGTTAGTCTACATAGTCGAATCGATGATTAGTCTATCATTTATGAATCTACAAAGCTCAGATAAacaataagtcaattcaaatcAAACCAATGTATAATTGTAGCAAGAAACTACCTTGTTACACATCTTATGACCATAGGTGCAATTTAGAAGTTAACAATTGACAAATGAAATAAGTGGGATCCTACCTAGTATATTCTTCACTTCTTCATTCATGTTGATGTG from Trifolium pratense cultivar HEN17-A07 linkage group LG1, ARS_RC_1.1, whole genome shotgun sequence includes these protein-coding regions:
- the LOC123884079 gene encoding uncharacterized protein LOC123884079; this encodes MSIQEFYSTMTNLWDQLALMEPAELKGVKAYLDHREEQRLVQFLMALHDEFEVLRGSILHRTPLPNVDSVVNELLAEEIRLKSHSLSHLDKETYTSPPSVFAAPFNKGKPQGRVGVGIDECAFCKQKGHWKSNCPQLMKAGRKNFKPPSSNVAAATSSIVAPPSVGSGIGSAYPSETNSHVFDLAEQFQKFLATQPHAMSASSIKGLNPSSLSGSTIREEDWDRP